The genomic interval CGACGCTCACGGGCAGCGACGAGTCGGGGACGGATGATTCGGCCGCGGCGACCGTGGCGCTGTCACTCGGCGACGGCCGCCGCCGCGCGGCCACCGTCGGATGGGCGGGCCCGGTCGCCGATCCCGACCTCGCCGATGAGACCACCGTGCAGGCGATCTGCGGGGTGATGCACGTCAACGGCCGCCGCAGCGGGTACCCACGCGGGCTGGAGGTGGACTACTGCGCCACCGCGGCGGGCGTGCTCGCGGCCACCGGCCTGCTGGCGAGCCTGCTCCTGCCCGCGGAGCGACTCCGCGTGGACACGAGTGTGGCCGAGGCCGCGCTGCTGGCGGTCTCCCAGTATCTGGCCGCGGCGGGCGCCGACGACCCGGAGGCGGTGGACCCGGCGCCGGGCGGCCCGCCGTTCGTCAGCCTCGACGGTGTCCGGTTCGAAATCGAGTCGCTGCAACCGGAACCGTGGGCGGCGTTCTGGTCCGCGCTCGACGCCGAACCCCGCGCACTACGGAAAGGGTGGCGGCCCTTCCAATTCCGTTACGCCACCGCCACCGCACCCGTGCCGCAGGCGCTGCACGACGCCACCCGGGGCCGCATGTTCGCCGATATCACGCGCATCGCCGCACGATCCGGCGTCTCGGTGTGCCGGTTGTATCGCGGCGACGAGCCGGGCGCCCCGGCGCCGGATTGCCTCCCCGCCCCCTGGTCGCTCGTTCCGCAGCCGACGAAGGTTGCGAGGCAAAGGTATTCGGCACCGATGGCGATGCAACGGTATTCGGCACCGATGGCGTCGAGCCCGTTGTCCGGAATCCGGGTGCTCGAGGCCGGGCGGCGCGTGCAGGCACCGCTGGCCGCGCACCTGCTGCGGCTGCTCGGCGCGCACGTCACCCGGGTCGAACCGCCGGGCGGCGACCCGCTGCGGCAGATGCCGCCCTGCAGCGGCGACCTCTCGTCGCGGTGGCTGGCGCTCAACCGGGACAAGGCCGCCGCCGAATTCGATATCAAATCTCCCGGCGACCGCGCCCGGCTGCGCGCCTCGGCCGCGGAAGCCGATGTCTTCCTGCACAACTGGGCGCCGGGGAAGGCCGAGGAGTTCGGCCTCGCCGCCGCCGATCTGCCGTCCGGACTGGTCTACACCTATACCTCCGGCTGGTCCGGGCTCGACCTGCCCGATCTGCCGCCGGGCACCGATTTCATGGTGCAGGCGCGCAGCGGCCTCGCCGACCTCGTCGGCCCGCCCGACACCCCGCCCGCTCCGTCGCTGATGACCCTGCTCGACGTGCTCGGCGGTGTCCTCGGTGCCGAAGCGACCGTCCTCGGCCTGCTGCACCGCGACCGCACCGGTGCCGGCGCCGCGGTGGAAAGCAGCCTGCTCAGCGCCTCGAACACGCTACGGCGGCACGGCCGCACGACCAGTCGGCGCGGCACCCGGCAACCGTTCCGGCTCGATGGCCGCTGGGTCGCCGTCGGCTCCTCCGGCACCCCGGTTCCGGTCACCGGCGACCTCGCCGATCTACCCACCGACGCCCGCTTCGCGACCGTACTCGGCCGCGACACCTTCGGCTGCCCCGCCCTGACCACACCGTGGAGACTGTCGTGACCCTCGTCGAAAACACCAGCCGCTACACCGATCTCGTCCCCGCCGAGTTACGCGGCGCCTGGTCCGCCGCCGGCCACTATCCCGGCAGTGACATCTACACCCTGTTCGCCCGGCACGTGGCCCGGCACCCGGACAAGCCCGCCGTCGTCGACGCCGACGGTACCGTCACCTATGCCGAACTCGACGATCTGACCGTCCGGCTCGCCGCCGGGCTGTCGCGCCTCGGGATCGGCGCCGAAGACGTTGTCGCCGTGCAGCTTCCGAACTCCCGGCTGGCGTGCGCGGCCGATCTCGCCGTCGCCGCGCTCGGCGCGATCGTGCTGCCGTTCCCGGTCGGCCGCGGCACCCGCGAGGCCGCCACGCTGCTGCGCCGCTCGGAGGCCGTCGCCGTGATCGCCCTCGCCGAGCACAACGGGCAGCACAGCGCCCGCCTGATCCGCGAGATGGCCGCCGACCTGCCCGCCCTGCGCGCGGTGATCGGCGTCGGCCGCCACAGCTGCCGCGGCTGCGTGCCCATCCACGCGCTGCTCGCCCCCGATGCCGGAGACTTCCGGCCGCACCGGCCGGATGCGGACGGGCCCGCCCGGATCCTGGTCACCTCCGGGTCGGAGGCCGAACCGAAAATGGTGCTGTACTCCCACAACGCCCTGACCGGCGGCCGCGGCGCCATGCTCGCCGCCCTGCACGACGACGACCCGGCCACCATGCGCAACCTGTTCCTCGTCCCGCTCGCCTCGGCCTTCGGATCCAGCGGCACCGCGGTCACCCTCGCCGCCTTCGGCGCCACCCTCGTCCTGCAACCGCGATTCGATCCCACCGCCACCCTCGCGATGGTCGAAAAGACCCGTCCCACCCACCTGCTGGGCGTGCCCACCATGCTGCGACTACTGCTCGATCACCCCGCTGCCGCGGCCACCGATCCGAGCGGACTGCGCGCGATCGTGCTGGGCGGCTCACCTCTGGACAGCGAGACCGCACGCCGGGGACGCGACCTGTTCCGATGCCCGGTCATCAATCTCTACGGCTCCGCCGACGGCGTCTCCAGCCACCCCGCCCTCGATGATCCCGCCGACCGTGCGACCACCGCGGGCCGCCCCGATCCCGCCGTGGCCGAAATCCGCGTGGTCGACAGTGAATTCCGTGCGCTTCCGCCCGGGCAGGTCGGTGAGATCATCGCCCGCGGTCCCATGTCGCCGATGTGCTACGTCGGTGCTGCCGAACTCGACACCGCGCTGCGCACGCCCGGCGGCTGGACCCGCACCGGCGACCTCGGCCGCTTCGACACCGACGGATATCTCACCGTCGTCGGCCGCAGCAAGGACGTCATCATCCGCGGCGGCCTCAATATCAGCCCGGCCGAGGTGGAGGCCGTGCTCCTCGCCCACCCCGCCGTCACCGACGTCGCCTGCGTTCCGATTCCCGACCCGCTCTACGGGGAACGGTTGTGCGCCTGCCTGGTCGCCACCGAACCACTCACCCTGCACCAGCTCACCGAGCACCTCGTCGGACAAGGACTGGAGCCGCGCAAGTTTCCCGAGCGCCTTCTCCAATTGCCTTCGCTGCCTTTGGGTCCCGCCGGGAAAGTCGACCGCCGGGCGTTGCAGGCACAAGCGCGACAGCGTTCCCGCGAACGCTGACTCGGAACCCGTTGCGGCGCAATTTATCTCGATAACTACGGTTTCCCTTCGGGAAGCAATGCGATCTTTGTCACCTCAGGCCGGGAACTTTCCCCGTGCTGTCGGCGACTTGTTTGTCGGCAGCGAAATCGCGTTGCCCGACAACAGTATTGGGAGTTGGAACACAATGATGCTCCGCACAGGCGCGGCGATCGCGGCCATGGTCGTCTCGGCGCTGGGAATCACGGCGGGAACCGCGGCGGCCCACCCGGCGCCCGAGACGCCGGATATCCATTTCCAGGCCACCGTCGTCGACCACTCCGTGGTCCTTACCGCCGACGCCGGCACTCTGTCGGTCGCCGACGAGCACCTGCGGTTCGTCGACCGCCACGGTGCGACCGTCGCCACCCTGCCGCTCGCCTACCTCCGCGGCGGCAGCGCGCTCCCCATCGCCGCGCACGCCGAAGGCGACACCGTCACGCTCACCCCGTCCACCGATCCCGCCGCAGCGTACCCGCCCGGTGCGGCCACCGCACAGGAAATCGACGCCCTCTCGCACCCGAATTACAATGCGGCACTGGGCAACTTCAGCATGTCGATGATGGCCGCCGCGACCGTCGGCAGCCTGCTGGGCAGTACCGTCGGCGCCGGGATCGGCTGTGTCGCGGGCGGTATCGTCGGCGGGGCCACCGGCGGCGTGGTGTCCATCGGACTACTCGCCGTGCCCGCGGCGATCGGCGGCTGCCTGGTCACCGGCGCGGCACTCGCGGCCATGGGCGCGGTCGTCGGCACCATCGTCGTCGGCATCCCGGCCCTGATCGCCGCCGGAGCACAATTCTGGAACGACACCCACTGACCCGCGCCCGGCACGGCGGTGCCGGCGTCCGGCTCGGCCGGCTTCACCCTCGTCGGCCGCCGCCGTCGCGCCGCGTCGTCGGGTCAAGCTACCCGGCGTTCCGGCTACCTGGTTATCGCCTGTGTGTCATGGTGCGTGGTGATCGCGGCATGCCCGGCCGTGCACGCTGTGCTGTAACGGATGATGGCGCGTCAGTCCGGGAGCCAGTGCAGTTCGCGTGCAAGGGTTTTGGCGACGCTGCGGACGCGGCGGTGCAGTGGTGACTGTACGCGCGGGAGGACCAGGTGGATGGTCAGGGTGGGTGCGCCCCGCAGCGGTCGCCACGTGAGACCGGCAGGTTGGGTCGTGGCCGCGACCTCACCGGCCGGAGCGAGGGTGCGGCCGTCGCGCAGGTCGCGCTGAGACATGTCGAAAGAGACTGCCGGCGTGTGGAATCGGGGTTGCGGCCGGGTGTCGCGGAACAGTGCGGACAGCTGATCGTGGATCACGGGGTTGGCCGTACGGTCGGGGAGCCGCAGTGGATACGCGGCCGCATCGGCGATCTCGATCTCCGCGTGCTCGGCCAGTGGATGATGCTGTGCCAATTGGACCCCGACCCGCTCACGCCGCAGCAGGAACCTGCGCACGCCACGGCCGGGCTGTTCGCCGCGGGTGATCCCCGCATCGATGCGGCCGTCGGCGACCGCGGGAGAGATCTCCGGTGTCGCCATCGGGACCGCGCCGACCTCGAGCCCCGGGCTGCTGCGAATGAGCCTGTCCACCAGGGCCGGTGCCGTCTCGGCCCCCGTGCTGAGGCTGTATCCGATGCGCAGCGTGCCCAGTTCCCCGGCCCCCGCGTTCCGGGCGGTGTCCCATGCTCGGTCCAGCGCCGCCAGCGCGGGCGGCGCGGACTCCGCCAAAGCCGCACCGGCCGTGGTCAATACGACGCTACGCGTGTTGCGGACCAGCAGGGTCGTGCCGAGTTCCGCCTCCAATCGGCGCATCCGGGCACTGAGCGCGGGCTGGGCGATACCGATCCGTGCGGCCGCGCGGGTGAAGTTCAACTCCTGCGCCAGCACCAGGAAGTACCGCAGGCTCACCGTGTCCGGCGCCACGTGCCCTCCCTGCCGATTGATAACGATCCGTTCTGAGTCTATCCCGTCCCGGTCTTTCCCTCGACCACACAGCAAGCCCTAACCTGCGCATATG from Nocardia wallacei carries:
- a CDS encoding CoA transferase; amino-acid sequence: MTTQTSVPASAVALLPAGTTATVTGSGATAQVLREHLRAIGATLTGSDESGTDDSAAATVALSLGDGRRRAATVGWAGPVADPDLADETTVQAICGVMHVNGRRSGYPRGLEVDYCATAAGVLAATGLLASLLLPAERLRVDTSVAEAALLAVSQYLAAAGADDPEAVDPAPGGPPFVSLDGVRFEIESLQPEPWAAFWSALDAEPRALRKGWRPFQFRYATATAPVPQALHDATRGRMFADITRIAARSGVSVCRLYRGDEPGAPAPDCLPAPWSLVPQPTKVARQRYSAPMAMQRYSAPMASSPLSGIRVLEAGRRVQAPLAAHLLRLLGAHVTRVEPPGGDPLRQMPPCSGDLSSRWLALNRDKAAAEFDIKSPGDRARLRASAAEADVFLHNWAPGKAEEFGLAAADLPSGLVYTYTSGWSGLDLPDLPPGTDFMVQARSGLADLVGPPDTPPAPSLMTLLDVLGGVLGAEATVLGLLHRDRTGAGAAVESSLLSASNTLRRHGRTTSRRGTRQPFRLDGRWVAVGSSGTPVPVTGDLADLPTDARFATVLGRDTFGCPALTTPWRLS
- a CDS encoding class I adenylate-forming enzyme family protein — encoded protein: MTLVENTSRYTDLVPAELRGAWSAAGHYPGSDIYTLFARHVARHPDKPAVVDADGTVTYAELDDLTVRLAAGLSRLGIGAEDVVAVQLPNSRLACAADLAVAALGAIVLPFPVGRGTREAATLLRRSEAVAVIALAEHNGQHSARLIREMAADLPALRAVIGVGRHSCRGCVPIHALLAPDAGDFRPHRPDADGPARILVTSGSEAEPKMVLYSHNALTGGRGAMLAALHDDDPATMRNLFLVPLASAFGSSGTAVTLAAFGATLVLQPRFDPTATLAMVEKTRPTHLLGVPTMLRLLLDHPAAAATDPSGLRAIVLGGSPLDSETARRGRDLFRCPVINLYGSADGVSSHPALDDPADRATTAGRPDPAVAEIRVVDSEFRALPPGQVGEIIARGPMSPMCYVGAAELDTALRTPGGWTRTGDLGRFDTDGYLTVVGRSKDVIIRGGLNISPAEVEAVLLAHPAVTDVACVPIPDPLYGERLCACLVATEPLTLHQLTEHLVGQGLEPRKFPERLLQLPSLPLGPAGKVDRRALQAQARQRSRER
- a CDS encoding LysR family transcriptional regulator encodes the protein MAPDTVSLRYFLVLAQELNFTRAAARIGIAQPALSARMRRLEAELGTTLLVRNTRSVVLTTAGAALAESAPPALAALDRAWDTARNAGAGELGTLRIGYSLSTGAETAPALVDRLIRSSPGLEVGAVPMATPEISPAVADGRIDAGITRGEQPGRGVRRFLLRRERVGVQLAQHHPLAEHAEIEIADAAAYPLRLPDRTANPVIHDQLSALFRDTRPQPRFHTPAVSFDMSQRDLRDGRTLAPAGEVAATTQPAGLTWRPLRGAPTLTIHLVLPRVQSPLHRRVRSVAKTLARELHWLPD